In Micromonospora purpureochromogenes, a single window of DNA contains:
- a CDS encoding AAA family ATPase, with protein MAGLAKPQGIFDRDVEWAELARFAADERPGATLGVVSGRRRQGKTLLLYELALASRGFYFGATEATSAESLRRLGEAIGAFTGAPGPVHLADWAGAVDALLALGRDRPTTVVIDEFPYLVRAARDLPSIIQHALTPGRPERVGSQTRLLLCGSALSFMGNLLAGSAPLRGRAGLELSVQPLDYRAAATFWGIEDPALAAKVFAIVGGTPAYRREYVQDDAPTGLEDFDAWVTRAVLNPARPLFREARYLLAEDPDLRDTALYHSVLAAVAEGNASRGGIADYIGRKANELQHPLTVLEDAGLLLRELDPLRSGRSSYRITEPLITFYQAVMRPAWTALEQRRGGDVWRRSQRRYASAVLGPRFEEIVRQWSVRFADPDVLGGLVGEASAATLTDPASRTSHELDLVALGEPPLGDGPRPLLAIGEVKWGRRLGVPDLERLGRLRELLLPRPGFDARGTRLLLASAEGFTEELTGAANGREDVVLVDLDMLYAGA; from the coding sequence ATGGCCGGGCTGGCGAAGCCGCAAGGGATCTTCGATCGGGACGTCGAGTGGGCCGAGTTGGCCCGCTTCGCCGCTGACGAACGTCCGGGCGCCACGCTCGGGGTGGTCAGTGGTCGACGTCGGCAGGGCAAGACGCTACTGCTGTACGAACTCGCCCTGGCGAGCAGAGGCTTCTACTTCGGCGCCACGGAGGCGACGTCCGCGGAGTCGCTCCGACGGCTCGGCGAAGCGATCGGCGCGTTCACCGGCGCGCCCGGGCCTGTCCACCTCGCGGACTGGGCCGGCGCCGTCGACGCGCTGCTCGCACTCGGGCGCGACCGGCCGACGACCGTGGTGATCGACGAGTTCCCGTACCTGGTCCGCGCCGCACGGGATCTGCCGTCGATCATTCAGCACGCCCTCACGCCCGGGCGGCCGGAGCGGGTCGGGTCGCAGACCCGCCTTCTGCTCTGCGGCTCGGCCCTGTCCTTCATGGGCAATCTCCTTGCCGGTTCGGCCCCGCTGCGCGGCCGGGCCGGGCTGGAACTGTCGGTCCAGCCCCTCGACTACCGCGCGGCGGCGACCTTCTGGGGCATCGAAGACCCGGCGCTGGCGGCGAAGGTGTTCGCCATCGTCGGCGGCACGCCGGCCTACCGGAGGGAGTACGTCCAGGACGACGCGCCGACCGGGCTGGAGGACTTCGACGCCTGGGTCACCCGTGCGGTGCTCAACCCGGCGCGTCCGCTCTTCCGGGAGGCGCGGTACCTGTTGGCGGAGGACCCGGACCTGCGTGACACCGCGCTCTACCACTCGGTGCTTGCCGCGGTCGCCGAGGGGAACGCCAGTCGTGGCGGCATCGCTGACTACATCGGGCGGAAGGCGAACGAGCTGCAACACCCGCTCACCGTGCTGGAGGACGCCGGCCTCCTGCTCCGTGAGCTGGATCCGCTGCGGAGCGGGCGCAGCAGCTACCGGATCACCGAACCCCTCATCACCTTCTACCAGGCGGTGATGCGACCGGCCTGGACGGCTTTGGAGCAGCGCCGGGGCGGGGACGTCTGGCGTCGGTCACAGCGCCGGTACGCCAGCGCGGTGCTCGGGCCGCGATTCGAGGAGATCGTCCGGCAATGGTCGGTGCGCTTCGCCGATCCGGACGTCCTGGGTGGGTTGGTCGGTGAGGCGAGCGCCGCCACGTTGACCGATCCCGCCAGCCGGACCAGTCACGAACTCGACCTCGTCGCGCTCGGCGAGCCGCCCCTCGGCGACGGCCCCCGCCCCCTGCTCGCCATCGGTGAGGTGAAGTGGGGCCGCCGGTTGGGCGTACCCGATCTGGAACGGCTCGGGCGGCTGCGCGAGCTGCTGCTTCCGCGACCCGGCTTCGACGCGCGCGGCACCCGACTGCTGCTGGCGAGCGCGGAGGGTTTCACGGAGGAGTTGACGGGGGCGGCGAACGGTCGCGAGGACGTGGTCCTGGTGGACCTCGACATGCTCTACGCCGGGGCCTGA
- the mqnP gene encoding menaquinone biosynthesis prenyltransferase MqnP — translation MAVLDAPAEKPGRIKSFLKLVAIEHSVFALPFAYLSALTAMRVDGGRVRWLDLLLITVAMVGARTFAMAANRILDRRIDARNPRTANRELVTGAVSVRTAWTGAAVALVVFLAAAALLNPLCLVLAPLAVIPLVVYPYGKRFTNWPHAILAIAQAVGPVGAWLAVTGTLDGSWPAWLLGAAVGLWIGGFDLIYACQDADVDREIGVHSVPARYGRRFALHASTVAHVVTFALFIWFGALVGFGWLWWIGLAFTALAFGYQHVVVSPTDLSKVNRAFFTANGFVGIALFLFALLDLTIRLHLHP, via the coding sequence ATGGCGGTCCTCGACGCGCCGGCCGAGAAGCCGGGCCGGATCAAGTCGTTCCTCAAGCTCGTCGCCATCGAGCACTCCGTCTTCGCACTGCCCTTCGCGTACCTGTCGGCGCTGACCGCGATGCGGGTCGACGGCGGGCGGGTGCGCTGGCTCGACCTGCTGCTGATCACCGTGGCGATGGTCGGGGCGCGGACCTTCGCGATGGCCGCCAACCGCATCCTCGACCGGCGGATCGACGCCCGGAACCCGCGTACCGCGAACCGGGAGCTGGTCACCGGGGCGGTGAGCGTGCGCACGGCCTGGACCGGCGCGGCCGTCGCGCTGGTGGTCTTCCTGGCCGCCGCGGCGCTGCTCAACCCGCTCTGCCTGGTGCTCGCGCCGCTCGCGGTGATCCCGCTGGTCGTCTACCCCTACGGCAAGCGGTTCACCAACTGGCCGCACGCCATCCTGGCGATCGCCCAGGCGGTCGGCCCGGTCGGCGCCTGGCTCGCGGTCACCGGCACCCTGGACGGCTCCTGGCCGGCCTGGCTGCTCGGTGCGGCGGTGGGGCTCTGGATCGGCGGCTTCGACCTGATCTACGCCTGCCAGGACGCCGACGTCGACCGGGAGATCGGCGTGCACAGCGTCCCGGCCCGGTACGGCCGGCGCTTCGCGCTGCACGCCTCCACCGTCGCGCACGTGGTCACCTTCGCGCTGTTCATCTGGTTCGGCGCGCTGGTCGGCTTCGGCTGGCTGTGGTGGATCGGCCTGGCGTTCACCGCCCTCGCCTTCGGCTACCAGCACGTGGTGGTCAGCCCCACCGACCTGAGCAAGGTCAACCGGGCGTTCTTCACCGCGAACGGCTTCGTCGGCATCGCCCTCTTCCTCTTCGCCCTGCTCGACCTCACCATCCGCCTCCACCTCCACCCCTGA
- a CDS encoding BldC family transcriptional regulator codes for MDTGDRLLTPGEVAALFRVDPKTVTRWAAAGRIGSIRTPGGHRRFRESEVRALLEGEGMLDEGEDIGKPRNVGPAASTGPGPANAGMY; via the coding sequence GTGGACACTGGAGATCGCCTGCTGACACCGGGTGAGGTCGCCGCGTTGTTTCGGGTTGACCCGAAGACTGTGACGCGATGGGCGGCGGCCGGCCGGATCGGCAGCATCCGGACTCCAGGCGGGCATCGCCGGTTTCGGGAATCCGAGGTGCGGGCCCTGCTGGAAGGGGAGGGCATGCTGGACGAGGGGGAGGACATCGGCAAGCCGCGCAATGTCGGTCCCGCCGCCTCGACCGGACCGGGGCCGGCCAACGCCGGGATGTACTGA
- a CDS encoding menaquinone biosynthesis decarboxylase, producing the protein MAARGFPYTDLKDFLAALERAGELRRVSVPVDPTLEISEVVTRTVRAGGPALLFERPTRGEMPVAINLFGTEKRMAMALGVESLDEIGDRIGALVKPELPVGWSGIREGLGKVMQLKSVPPRKVKTAPCQQVVYRGEDVDLNRLPGLQVWPGDGGIFHNYGLTHTKHPETGKRNLGLYRLQQHSRNTLGMHWQIHKDSTAHHAVAERLGQRLPVAVAIGCDPVVSYAASAPLPGDIDEYLFAGFLRGERVEMVDCLTVPLQVPAHAQIVLEGYLEPGERLPEGPFGDHTGFYTPVEPFPVLHIEAMTMQRNPVYHSIVTSKPPQEDHGLGKATERIFQPLLKLLIPDIVDYDLPAAGVFHNCAIVSIRKRYPKHAQKVMNAIWGAHLMSLTKLIVIVDEDCDVHDYNEVAFRAFGNVDYARDLLLTEGPVDHLDHSSYQQFWGGKAGVDATRKLPAEGYTRGWPEEMTMSPEVASLVDKRWKEYGI; encoded by the coding sequence ATGGCGGCTCGTGGCTTCCCGTACACCGATCTCAAGGACTTCCTCGCGGCGCTGGAGCGCGCGGGCGAGCTGCGGCGGGTGAGCGTCCCGGTCGACCCCACGCTGGAGATCAGCGAGGTGGTCACCCGGACCGTCCGGGCGGGCGGCCCGGCGCTGCTCTTCGAGCGGCCCACCCGGGGCGAGATGCCGGTGGCGATCAACCTCTTCGGCACCGAGAAGCGGATGGCGATGGCGCTCGGCGTCGAGTCGCTGGACGAGATCGGCGACCGGATCGGCGCGCTGGTCAAGCCGGAGCTGCCGGTCGGCTGGTCCGGCATCCGTGAGGGTCTGGGCAAGGTCATGCAGCTCAAGTCGGTGCCGCCGCGCAAGGTGAAGACCGCCCCCTGCCAGCAGGTGGTCTACCGCGGCGAGGACGTGGACCTGAACCGGCTGCCCGGCCTGCAGGTCTGGCCCGGCGACGGCGGGATCTTCCACAACTACGGGCTGACCCACACCAAGCACCCGGAGACCGGCAAGCGCAACCTCGGGCTCTACCGCCTCCAGCAGCACAGCCGCAACACGCTGGGCATGCACTGGCAGATCCACAAGGACTCCACCGCGCACCACGCCGTCGCCGAGCGGCTCGGGCAGCGGCTGCCGGTGGCCGTCGCCATCGGCTGCGACCCGGTGGTCAGCTACGCGGCGAGCGCACCGCTGCCCGGCGACATCGACGAGTACCTGTTCGCCGGATTCCTGCGCGGCGAGCGGGTCGAGATGGTCGACTGCCTCACCGTGCCGTTGCAGGTGCCCGCGCACGCCCAGATCGTGCTGGAGGGCTACCTGGAGCCCGGCGAGCGGCTGCCCGAGGGGCCGTTCGGCGACCACACCGGTTTCTACACCCCGGTCGAGCCGTTCCCGGTGCTGCACATCGAGGCGATGACCATGCAGCGCAACCCGGTGTACCACTCGATCGTCACCTCCAAGCCGCCGCAGGAGGACCACGGCCTGGGCAAGGCCACCGAGCGGATCTTCCAGCCGCTGCTCAAGTTGCTGATCCCGGACATCGTCGACTACGACCTGCCGGCCGCCGGGGTCTTCCACAACTGCGCGATCGTGTCGATCCGCAAGCGCTACCCGAAGCACGCGCAGAAGGTGATGAACGCGATCTGGGGCGCGCACCTGATGTCGCTGACCAAGCTGATCGTGATCGTCGACGAGGACTGCGACGTGCACGACTACAACGAGGTCGCCTTCCGCGCCTTCGGCAACGTCGACTACGCCCGCGACCTGCTGCTCACCGAGGGGCCGGTGGACCACCTCGACCACTCGTCGTACCAGCAGTTCTGGGGCGGCAAGGCCGGCGTCGACGCGACCCGCAAGCTGCCCGCCGAGGGCTACACCCGGGGCTGGCCGGAGGAGATGACCATGTCGCCGGAGGTCGCCTCCCTGGTCGACAAGCGCTGGAAGGAGTACGGAATCTGA
- a CDS encoding alpha/beta fold hydrolase, giving the protein MSDGRVPAGFSEQRAQVGDVAMNYVRGGRGPTLVLLHGYPQCWRMWRHLLPGLGRSYEVVAPDLRGFGGSNAPPGGYDKKTLAADLHGLLTGLGLTGDIRLVGHDLGTMVAYAYAAAHPDKVSRLVLTEAPIPDESIYAFPALSSAGPAVWNFGFFNVTNGLPEELIVGRETLWVERFTDSIMVNKGSLGPEDVEEYAGHLRDPAHLRASFAYFRAFGQDVADNAAYRATKLPMPVLAVGARASLGEQVADQVRRYAGTVTGEVVEDCGHWLFEERPAELAALVLPFLRD; this is encoded by the coding sequence ATGAGCGACGGGCGGGTACCGGCGGGGTTCTCCGAGCAGCGGGCACAGGTCGGCGACGTGGCGATGAACTACGTCCGGGGCGGCCGGGGACCCACCCTGGTGCTGCTGCACGGCTATCCGCAGTGCTGGCGGATGTGGCGTCACCTGCTGCCCGGGCTGGGGCGGTCGTACGAGGTGGTCGCGCCCGACCTGCGCGGCTTCGGCGGCAGCAACGCCCCGCCCGGCGGGTACGACAAGAAGACCCTCGCGGCCGACCTGCACGGGCTGCTGACCGGGCTCGGCCTGACCGGCGACATCCGGCTGGTCGGCCACGACCTGGGCACCATGGTCGCCTACGCCTACGCCGCCGCCCACCCCGACAAGGTGTCCCGGCTGGTGCTGACCGAGGCTCCCATCCCGGACGAGAGCATCTACGCCTTCCCCGCGCTGAGCAGCGCCGGGCCGGCGGTGTGGAACTTCGGCTTCTTCAACGTGACGAACGGTCTGCCCGAGGAGCTGATCGTCGGCCGGGAGACGCTCTGGGTGGAGCGCTTCACCGACTCGATCATGGTGAACAAGGGCAGCCTCGGGCCGGAGGACGTCGAGGAGTACGCCGGACACCTGCGCGACCCGGCCCACCTGCGGGCCAGCTTCGCGTACTTCCGGGCGTTCGGACAGGACGTCGCGGACAACGCCGCGTACCGGGCGACGAAGCTGCCCATGCCGGTGCTCGCCGTCGGCGCCCGGGCCAGCCTCGGCGAGCAGGTGGCCGACCAGGTCCGCCGGTACGCCGGCACAGTTACCGGCGAGGTGGTCGAGGACTGCGGCCACTGGCTCTTCGAGGAGCGGCCGGCGGAGCTGGCTGCTCTGGTGCTGCCGTTCCTGCGGGACTGA
- a CDS encoding MarR family winged helix-turn-helix transcriptional regulator, whose amino-acid sequence MTTPESDRPGFVLPLLLLAGFRTLIDDLHAELAKQGHPDLRPLHGFVLQAVGVDGTTAGDLGQRLGVSKQAAGKTVDRLVALGYLERADDPADARRKLVRMTERGADGLRRSAVVFDALRERWAATLGAERVSAMEDDLRAIAQPNFFRLDVPGWFGG is encoded by the coding sequence ATGACAACGCCTGAGTCCGACCGACCCGGCTTCGTGTTGCCGCTGCTGCTGCTGGCCGGCTTCCGGACCCTCATCGACGACCTGCACGCCGAGCTGGCCAAGCAGGGGCACCCGGACCTGCGGCCGCTGCACGGTTTCGTCCTGCAGGCCGTCGGCGTCGACGGCACCACCGCCGGCGATCTGGGCCAGCGCCTCGGCGTCTCCAAGCAGGCCGCCGGCAAGACCGTCGACCGGCTGGTCGCGCTCGGCTACCTGGAACGCGCCGACGACCCCGCCGACGCCCGGCGCAAGCTGGTGCGGATGACCGAGCGGGGCGCGGACGGGCTACGCCGCTCGGCGGTCGTCTTCGACGCGCTGCGCGAGCGCTGGGCGGCCACCCTCGGCGCGGAGCGGGTCAGCGCGATGGAGGACGACCTGCGCGCGATCGCCCAGCCCAACTTCTTCCGCCTCGACGTCCCCGGCTGGTTCGGCGGCTGA
- a CDS encoding terpene synthase family protein: MVEEVLRSLRAACPIPPRLSPYADPVQEWLLDRLPRLGVPLNSSARERLDRAGFARYAGRLYPDASEPDLRTLAALFTWFFLVDDACDGPDRFAPEQIRALRAGALSLLRDGPRRRHPGFGGPLRRLLVDAWRAPRRRMPARWRLRFADAVADHLDGTWRESVAKDLGRRPSVAEYVQLRRATSAAYVSYPLIEFATGRPLPDPVYHHPALRRIGELGNDLLSWYNDLASLKRDRATSGGHNLVLAVADERRVPLDTAVDLIAERWRAAMDHFVALRAGVPSFGPALDPAVTTHLDGVANAVRGTLDWTLESARYPTP; the protein is encoded by the coding sequence ATGGTCGAGGAGGTGCTCCGGTCGCTGCGGGCCGCGTGCCCGATCCCGCCCCGGCTCTCGCCGTACGCGGACCCGGTGCAGGAGTGGCTGCTGGACCGGCTGCCCCGGCTGGGCGTACCGCTGAACTCCAGCGCCCGGGAGCGGCTGGACCGGGCCGGCTTCGCCCGGTACGCGGGCCGGCTCTACCCGGACGCCAGCGAGCCGGACCTGCGTACCCTGGCCGCCCTGTTCACCTGGTTCTTCCTGGTCGACGACGCCTGCGACGGGCCGGACCGGTTCGCGCCGGAGCAGATCAGGGCGCTGCGGGCCGGGGCGTTGAGCCTGCTGCGGGACGGCCCACGCCGGCGGCACCCCGGGTTCGGCGGGCCGCTGCGCCGGCTGCTGGTCGACGCCTGGCGGGCGCCCCGGCGCCGGATGCCGGCCCGCTGGCGGCTGCGCTTCGCCGACGCGGTCGCCGACCACCTGGACGGCACGTGGCGGGAGTCGGTCGCCAAGGACCTCGGGCGGCGCCCCTCGGTGGCCGAGTACGTGCAGTTGCGCCGGGCGACGTCGGCGGCGTACGTCTCGTACCCGCTGATCGAGTTCGCCACCGGGCGGCCGTTGCCCGACCCGGTATACCACCACCCGGCGCTGCGCCGGATCGGCGAGCTCGGCAACGACCTGCTCTCCTGGTACAACGACCTCGCCTCGCTGAAGCGGGACCGGGCCACCTCCGGCGGGCACAACCTGGTGCTGGCGGTGGCCGACGAGCGGCGGGTGCCGCTGGACACCGCCGTGGACCTGATCGCCGAGCGCTGGCGGGCGGCGATGGACCACTTCGTGGCGCTCCGCGCCGGCGTGCCGTCCTTCGGCCCCGCCCTGGACCCGGCCGTCACCACCCACCTCGACGGCGTCGCCAACGCCGTCCGCGGCACCCTCGACTGGACCCTCGAGAGCGCCCGCTACCCCACCCCCTGA
- a CDS encoding UbiX family flavin prenyltransferase, with product MREPWVVGVSGASGTPYAAAVVNGLLDAGEPVDLIVSRAARLTVLDETGRPFRDGHWAEDLAAWLGRDLADADVRHWPAGDIAAGPSSGSYRVRGMAVVPASTAACAGIAIGLSKDLLQRAAEVNLKERRPVVVVPRETPVTRSHLEHLIALHDAGAVVVPASPGFYGSGASATAAQLVDFVAGKVLDALGVPHTLFRRWSGQLAADRS from the coding sequence ATGCGCGAACCATGGGTGGTCGGGGTCTCCGGCGCGTCCGGCACCCCGTACGCGGCGGCGGTCGTCAACGGGCTGCTCGACGCCGGCGAGCCGGTGGACCTGATCGTCTCCCGGGCCGCCCGGCTGACCGTGCTCGACGAGACCGGCCGCCCGTTCCGGGACGGCCACTGGGCCGAGGACCTGGCCGCCTGGCTGGGCCGCGACCTGGCCGACGCCGACGTGCGGCACTGGCCGGCCGGTGACATCGCCGCCGGCCCGAGCAGCGGCTCCTACCGGGTACGCGGGATGGCGGTGGTGCCGGCGAGCACGGCCGCCTGCGCCGGCATCGCCATCGGGCTCTCCAAGGACCTGTTGCAGCGCGCGGCCGAGGTCAACCTCAAGGAGCGCCGGCCGGTGGTGGTGGTGCCCCGGGAGACGCCGGTGACCCGCAGCCACCTGGAGCACCTGATCGCGTTGCACGACGCCGGAGCGGTGGTAGTGCCGGCCAGTCCGGGCTTCTACGGCTCCGGCGCCTCGGCCACCGCAGCGCAGTTGGTCGACTTCGTGGCCGGCAAGGTGCTGGACGCGCTCGGCGTGCCGCACACGTTGTTCCGGCGGTGGTCGGGGCAGTTGGCCGCCGACCGGTCGTAG
- a CDS encoding Lrp/AsnC family transcriptional regulator, with the protein MDAIDLSLVDLLRGNARLSYAELARQVGLSAPAVHERVGKLESSGVIRAYRAEVEPEAVGLGVTALIGIVEDSGGDTDDVLEAFRQMPEIESCYFMAGVESFLLKARVGTIAELEALIVRLNRTPGVASTRTGIALSTKWENRPQPLGSPGS; encoded by the coding sequence GTGGACGCCATCGACCTGAGCCTCGTCGACCTGCTGCGGGGCAACGCCCGACTGTCGTACGCCGAACTCGCCCGGCAGGTCGGCCTCTCCGCCCCGGCCGTGCACGAGCGGGTCGGCAAGCTGGAGTCAAGCGGCGTTATCCGGGCGTACCGGGCGGAGGTGGAGCCGGAGGCGGTCGGGCTCGGCGTGACCGCGCTGATCGGCATCGTCGAGGACTCCGGCGGGGACACCGACGACGTGCTGGAGGCGTTCCGCCAGATGCCCGAGATCGAGTCCTGCTACTTCATGGCCGGCGTCGAGTCCTTCCTGCTCAAGGCGCGGGTCGGCACGATCGCCGAGCTGGAGGCGCTGATCGTGCGGCTCAACCGCACCCCGGGCGTGGCGTCCACCCGCACGGGCATCGCCCTGTCAACCAAGTGGGAGAACCGCCCACAGCCGCTCGGGTCGCCCGGGAGCTGA
- a CDS encoding carboxymuconolactone decarboxylase family protein gives MSVFTAHTAETAPAAARPTMAGVQRKLGRLPEAVARMAESPELLKGFLTANATFESTDLDPVEREVVVLTVATRNECHVCVAMHTATLTRQGVDPELVAALRDGAPLADPRLEALRRFTLAVLDHRGAVPDGELHAFLDAGWLPRHALDVVLGVGTYTISTFANRLTDAPLDPALAGYAWAPAA, from the coding sequence ATGTCCGTCTTCACCGCCCACACCGCCGAGACCGCGCCCGCCGCCGCCCGCCCCACCATGGCCGGCGTGCAGCGCAAGCTCGGTCGCCTCCCCGAGGCCGTCGCCCGGATGGCCGAGTCACCCGAGCTGCTCAAGGGCTTCCTCACCGCCAACGCCACCTTCGAGTCCACCGACCTCGACCCGGTCGAGCGCGAGGTCGTGGTGCTGACCGTCGCCACCCGCAACGAGTGCCACGTCTGCGTGGCGATGCACACCGCCACCCTCACCCGGCAGGGCGTGGACCCGGAGCTGGTCGCCGCGCTGCGGGACGGCGCGCCGCTGGCCGATCCGAGACTGGAGGCGCTGCGCCGGTTCACCCTCGCCGTGCTCGACCACCGGGGCGCGGTGCCGGACGGGGAGCTGCACGCGTTCCTCGACGCCGGCTGGCTGCCCCGGCACGCCCTCGACGTGGTGCTCGGCGTCGGCACGTACACGATCTCCACCTTCGCCAACCGGCTCACCGACGCGCCGCTCGACCCCGCCCTGGCCGGATACGCCTGGGCGCCGGCCGCCTGA